A window from Streptomyces sp. NBC_00335 encodes these proteins:
- a CDS encoding DivIVA domain-containing protein, giving the protein MPLTPEDVRNKQFTTVRLREGYDEDEVDAFLDEVESELTRLLRENEDLRAKLAAATRAAAQNQQQGMRKPDPQDGGGQRGPGAPVPAAISGPPQQQPQMGPPQLPGGPPQLPAGPGGHGQQGPGPMGNPMQQHTMGGQQQMGQQGMGQQGMGQQGMGQQGPGLMGGPMQAQQQQSMGGQNPLGQQMGQPMGQQMQPMGQQMQPMGQQMHQQPQQLPQQGPGGDSAARVLSLAQQTADQAIAEARSEANKIVGEARSRAEGLERDARAKADALERDAQEKHRVAMGSLESARATLERKVEDLRGFEREYRTRLKSYLESQLRQLETQADDSLAPPRNPAGPALPPSPTPSMAPAGAMHSMGGPSMGGPSPMGGPSPMAPSYGGGQQQMSPAMTQPMAPVRPAAPQPMQQAPSPMRGFLIDEDDN; this is encoded by the coding sequence ATGCCGCTGACTCCCGAGGACGTGCGGAACAAGCAGTTCACGACCGTCCGCCTGCGAGAAGGCTATGACGAGGACGAGGTCGACGCCTTCCTCGACGAGGTCGAGTCCGAACTGACGCGCCTGCTGCGCGAGAACGAGGACCTGCGCGCCAAGCTGGCGGCCGCCACGCGTGCCGCCGCGCAGAACCAGCAGCAGGGCATGCGCAAGCCGGACCCCCAGGACGGTGGAGGCCAGCGTGGCCCCGGAGCCCCCGTGCCCGCGGCCATATCCGGCCCCCCGCAGCAGCAGCCCCAGATGGGTCCGCCGCAGCTTCCGGGTGGCCCGCCTCAGCTTCCGGCCGGCCCCGGTGGGCACGGCCAGCAGGGTCCCGGCCCGATGGGCAACCCCATGCAGCAGCACACCATGGGTGGGCAGCAGCAGATGGGCCAGCAGGGCATGGGTCAGCAGGGCATGGGCCAGCAGGGCATGGGCCAGCAGGGTCCCGGCCTGATGGGCGGCCCGATGCAGGCACAGCAGCAGCAGTCCATGGGTGGCCAGAACCCGCTCGGCCAGCAGATGGGCCAGCCGATGGGGCAGCAGATGCAGCCCATGGGCCAGCAGATGCAGCCGATGGGCCAGCAGATGCACCAGCAGCCGCAGCAGCTTCCGCAGCAGGGTCCCGGTGGCGACAGCGCCGCCCGCGTCCTGTCGCTCGCGCAGCAGACCGCCGACCAGGCGATCGCGGAGGCCCGCTCCGAGGCCAACAAGATCGTCGGCGAGGCCCGGTCGCGCGCCGAGGGCCTGGAGCGGGACGCCCGCGCCAAGGCCGACGCGCTGGAGCGGGACGCACAGGAGAAGCACCGCGTCGCGATGGGCTCCCTGGAGTCCGCCCGCGCCACGCTGGAGCGCAAGGTCGAGGACCTGCGGGGCTTCGAGCGTGAGTACCGCACCCGCCTGAAGTCCTACCTGGAGTCGCAGCTGCGCCAGCTGGAGACGCAGGCCGACGACTCGCTGGCTCCGCCGCGGAACCCCGCCGGTCCCGCGCTGCCGCCGTCGCCGACCCCGTCGATGGCTCCGGCCGGTGCGATGCACTCCATGGGTGGCCCGTCGATGGGTGGCCCGTCGCCGATGGGCGGTCCGTCCCCGATGGCCCCCTCCTACGGTGGCGGCCAGCAGCAGATGTCCCCGGCCATGACGCAGCCGATGGCTCCGGTGCGGCCGGCTGCTCCGCAGCCGATGCAGCAGGCGCCGTCTCCCATGCGGGGCTTCCTGATCGACGAGGACGACAACTAA
- a CDS encoding TraR/DksA family transcriptional regulator produces MITVCEGAAAMVAKKTAGSTAKKAVGKAAEKPAQEPVTEMVSAVAAPDPEAGPVEGAAAGKKAAAAKKAASKTAAAGTKAAGAKKAAAGKAPAEETAAVRKTAVKKTAAKKATAKTAGAEGAAQAAHETGARKVVAKKSTGTARKTATAATSGLPKARGTAGLAPGELAVRPGEDPWTPAEVSEARTELQSEVLRLRAELQASDAAISGLMRDSGDGAGDDQADTGTKNITRESELALAANANSMLEQTERALERLEAGTYGLCENCGQPIGKARMQAFPRATLCVDCKQKQERRH; encoded by the coding sequence ATGATCACAGTATGTGAAGGGGCCGCGGCCATGGTGGCGAAGAAGACCGCCGGGAGTACTGCCAAGAAGGCTGTCGGGAAGGCTGCGGAGAAGCCGGCGCAGGAGCCGGTGACGGAGATGGTGTCGGCGGTGGCGGCTCCGGATCCGGAGGCCGGACCGGTGGAAGGGGCTGCCGCCGGGAAGAAGGCGGCGGCCGCGAAGAAGGCGGCCTCGAAGACGGCGGCGGCCGGGACGAAGGCCGCCGGCGCGAAGAAGGCGGCAGCCGGGAAGGCGCCCGCCGAGGAGACGGCCGCCGTCAGGAAGACGGCGGTCAAGAAGACCGCCGCGAAGAAGGCCACGGCCAAGACGGCCGGGGCCGAGGGGGCGGCGCAGGCCGCGCACGAGACGGGAGCCCGGAAAGTGGTTGCCAAGAAGAGCACCGGCACGGCCAGGAAGACGGCCACGGCCGCGACCAGCGGGCTGCCCAAGGCGCGGGGCACGGCGGGCCTGGCGCCCGGCGAGCTCGCCGTACGGCCCGGCGAGGACCCCTGGACCCCGGCGGAGGTCTCCGAGGCGCGGACCGAGCTGCAGAGCGAGGTGCTGCGGCTGCGCGCCGAGCTCCAGGCCTCCGACGCGGCCATCTCCGGGCTGATGCGGGACTCCGGCGACGGCGCGGGCGACGACCAGGCCGACACCGGGACCAAGAACATCACCCGGGAGTCCGAGCTCGCCCTCGCCGCGAACGCCAACTCGATGCTGGAGCAGACCGAGCGCGCGCTGGAACGGCTGGAGGCGGGCACGTACGGCCTCTGCGAGAACTGCGGCCAGCCCATCGGCAAGGCACGGATGCAGGCGTTCCCGCGGGCCACGCTGTGCGTGGACTGCAAGCAGAAGCAGGAGCGGCGGCACTGA
- a CDS encoding YggT family protein, with product MGVALQVVYIALMCFLIVLIFRLVMDYVFQFARSWTPGKAMVVVLEATYTVTDPPLKLLRRLIPPLRLGGVALDLSFFVLMIIVYILISFVSTAARSV from the coding sequence ATGGGCGTAGCACTGCAAGTGGTTTACATCGCGCTGATGTGCTTCCTCATCGTGCTGATCTTCCGACTGGTCATGGACTACGTGTTCCAGTTCGCACGTTCATGGACACCCGGCAAGGCGATGGTGGTCGTTCTGGAGGCCACCTACACTGTCACCGATCCACCGCTCAAGCTTCTTCGGCGGCTCATCCCGCCGTTGCGTCTCGGGGGCGTGGCACTCGACCTGTCCTTCTTCGTTCTGATGATCATCGTTTACATCCTCATCAGTTTCGTGAGCACCGCTGCGAGAAGCGTGTGA
- the ileS gene encoding isoleucine--tRNA ligase: MTTPPQYRPVPAQVDLPALEHAVLDFWRESKTFAKTLEQSEGRPEWVFYEGPPTANGMPGAHHIEARVFKDVFPRFRTMRGYHVARKAGWDCHGLPVELAVEKELGFNGKKDIEAYGIAEFNAKCRESVTRHTDAFTELTNRMGYWVDLDDAYRTMDPEYVESVWWSLKEIFNKGLLTQDHRVAPWCPRCGTGLSDHELAQGYETVVDPSVYVRFPLTSGPLAGEAALVVWTTTPWTLVSNTAVAAHPDVTYVVATNGEEKLVVAQPLLEKSLGEGWEATGESFTGKEMERWTYQRPFDLVEFPAPAHYVVNAEYVTTEDGTGLVHQSPAFGADDLAVCRAYGLPVVNPVRPDGTFEEEVPLVGGVFFKKADEKLTADLDARGLLFKHIAYEHSYPHCWRCHTALLYYAQPSWYVRTTAVKDAMLRENEKTNWFPDSVKQGRFGDWLNNNIDWALSRNRYWGTPLPIWRCEDNHLTCVGSLAELSDLTGTDQSNLDPHRPYIDEVTFPCTAEGCTRTSVRVPEVIDAWYDSGSMPFAQWGYPHKNKEIFEKRYPAQFISEAIDQTRGWFYTLMAVGTLVFDKSSYENVVCLGHILAEDGRKMSKHLGNTLEPIQLMDTHGADAVRWFMAAGGSPWAARRVGHGTIQEVVRKTLLTYWNTVAFQALYARTSNWAPSASDPAPADRTVLDRWLLSELHTLTTEVTEAMESYDTQRAGKLLSSFVDDLSNWYVRRSRRRFWQGDAAALRTLHEVVETVTRLLAPLTPFITERVWQDMIVPVTPDAPESVHLTTWPVPDASAIDPALSQQMQLVRRLVELGRATRAESGVKTRQPLSRALVAVSGFETLSPELHSQITEELNVSSLASLSEVGGSLVDTTAKANFRALGKRFGKGVQDVAKAVAAADAAALSLALRSGEASVEVNGEPVALTPEEVIITETPREGWSVASDSGATVALDLEITPELRLAGLARDAIRLIQEARKNSGLDVADRIALRWSSSDPELVAALTDHASLIADEVLATDYASGEADATYGDPFTDEPLGLTFRLRKA; encoded by the coding sequence ATGACCACACCGCCGCAGTACCGCCCGGTACCCGCCCAGGTCGACCTGCCTGCCCTTGAGCACGCCGTCCTCGACTTCTGGCGCGAGAGCAAGACCTTCGCCAAGACCCTGGAGCAGTCCGAGGGACGCCCCGAGTGGGTCTTCTACGAGGGCCCGCCCACCGCGAACGGCATGCCCGGCGCGCACCACATCGAGGCCCGCGTCTTCAAGGACGTCTTCCCCCGCTTCCGCACCATGCGCGGCTACCACGTGGCCCGCAAGGCCGGCTGGGACTGCCACGGCCTGCCCGTCGAGCTCGCCGTCGAGAAGGAACTGGGCTTCAACGGCAAGAAGGACATCGAGGCGTACGGCATCGCCGAGTTCAACGCCAAGTGCCGCGAGTCGGTGACCCGCCACACCGATGCGTTCACCGAGCTCACCAACCGGATGGGCTACTGGGTCGACCTCGACGACGCCTACCGCACCATGGACCCCGAGTACGTCGAGTCCGTGTGGTGGTCGCTGAAGGAGATCTTCAACAAGGGCCTGCTCACCCAGGACCACCGCGTCGCGCCCTGGTGCCCCCGCTGCGGCACCGGCCTCTCGGACCACGAGCTGGCCCAGGGCTACGAGACGGTCGTCGACCCCTCGGTCTACGTCCGCTTCCCGCTGACCTCCGGCCCCCTCGCGGGCGAGGCGGCGCTGGTCGTCTGGACGACCACCCCCTGGACCCTGGTCTCCAACACCGCGGTGGCCGCGCACCCCGACGTCACCTACGTCGTGGCGACCAACGGCGAAGAGAAGCTCGTCGTCGCCCAGCCGCTGCTGGAGAAGTCCCTCGGCGAGGGCTGGGAGGCCACCGGCGAGTCCTTCACGGGCAAGGAGATGGAGCGCTGGACGTACCAGCGCCCCTTCGACCTGGTCGAGTTCCCCGCCCCCGCCCACTACGTCGTGAACGCCGAGTACGTCACGACCGAGGACGGCACCGGTCTGGTCCACCAGTCCCCCGCCTTCGGCGCCGACGACCTCGCGGTCTGCCGCGCGTACGGCCTGCCCGTCGTGAACCCGGTCCGCCCCGACGGCACCTTCGAGGAGGAGGTCCCGCTCGTCGGCGGCGTCTTCTTCAAGAAGGCCGACGAGAAGCTGACCGCCGACCTCGACGCGCGCGGCCTGCTCTTCAAGCACATCGCCTACGAGCACAGCTACCCGCACTGCTGGCGCTGCCACACCGCCCTGCTCTACTACGCGCAGCCGTCCTGGTACGTCCGCACCACCGCCGTCAAGGACGCGATGCTGCGGGAGAACGAGAAGACCAACTGGTTCCCGGACTCCGTCAAGCAGGGCCGCTTCGGCGACTGGCTGAACAACAACATCGACTGGGCGCTGTCCCGCAACCGCTACTGGGGCACCCCGCTGCCCATCTGGCGCTGCGAGGACAACCACCTCACCTGCGTGGGCTCCCTGGCCGAGCTGAGCGACCTGACGGGCACGGACCAGTCGAACCTGGACCCGCACCGCCCGTACATCGACGAGGTCACCTTCCCCTGCACGGCCGAGGGCTGCACCCGCACCTCGGTGCGCGTGCCGGAGGTCATCGACGCCTGGTACGACTCGGGTTCGATGCCGTTCGCGCAGTGGGGCTACCCGCACAAGAACAAGGAGATCTTCGAGAAGCGCTACCCGGCGCAGTTCATCTCGGAGGCCATCGACCAGACCCGCGGGTGGTTCTACACCCTGATGGCGGTCGGCACCCTCGTCTTCGACAAGTCCTCCTACGAGAACGTGGTCTGCCTGGGCCACATCCTCGCCGAGGACGGCCGCAAGATGTCCAAGCACCTGGGCAACACCCTCGAACCGATCCAGCTGATGGACACGCACGGCGCGGACGCCGTCCGCTGGTTCATGGCGGCCGGCGGCTCTCCGTGGGCGGCGCGCCGCGTCGGCCACGGCACGATCCAGGAGGTCGTCCGCAAGACGCTCCTCACGTACTGGAACACGGTCGCCTTCCAGGCCCTGTACGCACGCACGTCGAACTGGGCCCCCTCGGCCTCCGACCCGGCGCCCGCGGACCGCACGGTCCTGGACCGCTGGCTGCTCTCGGAGCTGCACACCCTCACCACCGAGGTCACGGAGGCGATGGAGTCCTACGACACCCAGCGCGCCGGCAAGCTGCTCTCCTCCTTCGTGGACGACCTCTCCAACTGGTACGTCCGCCGCTCGCGGCGCCGCTTCTGGCAGGGCGACGCGGCCGCGCTGCGCACCCTGCACGAGGTCGTGGAGACGGTCACCCGCCTCCTCGCCCCACTCACCCCCTTCATCACGGAGCGGGTCTGGCAGGACATGATCGTCCCGGTCACCCCGGACGCCCCGGAGTCGGTGCACCTGACCACGTGGCCGGTCCCGGACGCCTCGGCCATCGACCCGGCGCTGTCCCAGCAGATGCAGCTGGTACGCCGCCTCGTGGAGCTGGGCCGCGCGACGCGCGCCGAGTCGGGCGTGAAGACCCGCCAGCCGCTGTCCCGTGCGCTGGTCGCCGTATCGGGCTTCGAGACCCTCTCCCCCGAGCTGCACTCGCAGATCACGGAGGAGCTGAACGTCTCCTCGCTGGCCTCCCTCTCGGAGGTCGGCGGGTCCCTGGTCGACACCACGGCCAAGGCGAACTTCCGCGCGCTGGGCAAGCGCTTCGGCAAGGGCGTGCAGGACGTGGCGAAGGCGGTCGCCGCGGCCGACGCGGCGGCGCTGTCCCTGGCCCTGCGTTCCGGTGAGGCCTCGGTGGAGGTGAACGGCGAGCCCGTCGCCCTCACCCCCGAGGAGGTCATCATCACGGAGACCCCGCGCGAGGGCTGGTCGGTGGCGTCCGACTCCGGCGCGACGGTCGCCCTGGACCTGGAGATCACCCCGGAGCTGCGTCTGGCGGGCCTGGCCCGTGACGCGATCCGCCTGATCCAGGAGGCCCGGAAGAACTCCGGCCTCGACGTCGCGGACCGCATCGCCCTGCGCTGGTCCTCGTCGGACCCCGAGCTGGTGGCAGCGCTGACCGACCACGCTTCGCTGATCGCCGACGAGGTCCTGGCCACGGACTACGCCTCCGGCGAGGCGGACGCCACGTACGGCGACCCGTTCACGGACGAGCCCCTGGGCCTCACCTTCCGCCTCCGCAAGGCGTAG
- a CDS encoding cell division protein SepF: MAGAMRKMAVYLGLVEDDRYDNPGYDPDDEFEPEPEPERSRERDRRQQPVSHQTPVSDEPVRVAQPPAPREPISMPVENGRPARIAPVASITPERSNLEKNAPVIMPKVVSEREPYRITTLHPRTYNEARTIGEHFREGTPVIMNLTEMDDTDAKRLVDFAAGLVFGLHGSIERVTQKVFLLSPANVDVTAEDKARIAEGGFFNQS; the protein is encoded by the coding sequence ATGGCCGGCGCGATGCGCAAGATGGCGGTCTACCTCGGCCTCGTGGAGGACGACCGGTACGACAACCCGGGGTACGACCCCGACGACGAGTTCGAACCCGAGCCGGAGCCGGAGCGATCGCGCGAGCGGGATCGCCGGCAGCAGCCCGTTTCGCATCAAACGCCCGTATCGGACGAACCGGTACGAGTTGCCCAGCCTCCGGCACCAAGAGAACCCATCTCAATGCCGGTTGAAAACGGACGTCCTGCGCGAATCGCCCCCGTGGCGTCCATCACACCCGAACGCTCGAATCTGGAGAAGAACGCCCCCGTGATCATGCCCAAGGTCGTCTCCGAGCGGGAGCCGTACCGCATCACGACGCTGCACCCCCGGACCTACAACGAGGCCCGTACCATCGGGGAACACTTCCGTGAGGGCACTCCGGTGATCATGAATCTCACGGAGATGGATGACACGGACGCCAAGCGTCTGGTCGACTTCGCCGCAGGTCTCGTCTTCGGTCTGCACGGCAGCATTGAACGCGTGACACAGAAGGTGTTCCTGCTGTCTCCTGCTAACGTCGATGTCACGGCGGAGGACAAGGCCCGCATCGCGGAGGGCGGGTTCTTCAACCAAAGCTAG
- a CDS encoding YggS family pyridoxal phosphate-dependent enzyme — MTDRKSELAENLARVEGRIGAACAAAGRKREEVTLIVVTKTYPSSDVRLLADLGVRHVAENRDQDAAPKAEACADLPLTWHFVGQLQTNKVRSVAGYAHLVQSVDRPKLVAALSAAAEGAGRELGCLVQIALDAESGERGARGGAAPEQLAELADLVAAAPGLRIDGLMTVAPLAGRYAGREQAAFERLVELSSRLRADHPAATMVSAGMSADLEQAVAAGATHVRVGTAVLGARPRLG, encoded by the coding sequence ATGACGGATCGTAAGTCCGAGCTCGCCGAGAACCTCGCGCGGGTGGAGGGGCGGATCGGGGCCGCCTGCGCGGCCGCCGGGCGCAAGCGGGAAGAGGTGACCCTCATCGTGGTCACCAAGACCTACCCGTCGAGCGACGTACGACTGCTGGCGGACCTGGGTGTCCGTCACGTGGCGGAAAACCGGGACCAGGACGCGGCCCCCAAGGCCGAGGCCTGTGCGGATCTGCCGCTCACCTGGCACTTCGTCGGCCAGTTGCAGACGAACAAAGTCCGTTCCGTGGCGGGATACGCGCATCTCGTGCAGTCCGTCGACCGCCCCAAGCTCGTGGCAGCCCTCTCGGCGGCCGCGGAGGGCGCCGGACGGGAACTGGGCTGCCTGGTGCAGATCGCCCTCGACGCCGAGTCGGGCGAACGGGGGGCCCGCGGTGGCGCGGCGCCCGAGCAGCTCGCCGAGTTGGCGGACCTCGTGGCGGCGGCCCCGGGGCTGCGCATCGACGGCCTCATGACGGTCGCTCCGCTGGCCGGGCGCTACGCGGGACGCGAACAAGCGGCCTTCGAGCGGCTGGTGGAATTGTCATCCCGCCTGCGCGCGGACCATCCGGCTGCCACGATGGTGTCGGCCGGGATGAGCGCAGACCTGGAACAGGCCGTTGCGGCCGGTGCGACACATGTACGCGTCGGCACTGCGGTACTCGGCGCGAGACCCCGGCTCGGGTAA
- the ftsZ gene encoding cell division protein FtsZ yields MAAPQNYLAVIKVIGVGGGGVNAINRMIEVGLKGVEFIAINTDAQALLMSDADVKLDVGRELTRGLGAGANPDVGRKAAEDHREEIEEVLKGADMVFVTAGEGGGTGTGGAPVVANIARSLGALTIGVVTRPFTFEGRRRANQAEDGIAQLREQVDTLIVIPNDRLLSISDRQVSVLDAFKSADQVLLSGVQGITDLITTPGLINLDFADVKSVMSEAGSALMGIGSARGDDRAVAAAEMAISSPLLEASIDGARGVLLSISGGSDLGLFEINEAAQLVSEAAHPEANIIFGAVIDDALGDEVRVTVIAAGFDGGQPPARRDNVIGAASTKREEPAPAPVRAAEPARPAFGGLGSVTPREEPVRSEPVPVAEAPAPQVPTARPYQDSPAEELDVPDFLK; encoded by the coding sequence GTGGCAGCACCGCAGAACTACCTCGCAGTCATCAAGGTCATCGGTGTCGGCGGCGGTGGTGTCAATGCCATCAACCGAATGATCGAGGTCGGTCTCAAGGGCGTCGAGTTCATCGCCATCAACACAGACGCCCAGGCGCTGTTGATGAGCGACGCCGACGTCAAGCTCGACGTCGGTCGCGAACTCACCCGGGGTCTTGGCGCCGGCGCCAACCCGGATGTCGGCCGCAAGGCGGCAGAGGACCACCGCGAGGAGATCGAGGAGGTCCTCAAGGGGGCCGACATGGTCTTCGTCACCGCCGGTGAAGGCGGCGGCACCGGAACCGGCGGCGCACCTGTCGTCGCCAACATCGCGCGCTCGCTGGGCGCCCTGACGATCGGTGTGGTCACCCGGCCGTTCACCTTCGAGGGCCGGCGCCGCGCGAACCAGGCCGAGGACGGCATCGCCCAGCTCCGCGAGCAGGTCGACACCCTCATCGTCATCCCCAACGACCGACTGCTGTCCATCTCGGACCGCCAGGTCAGCGTGCTGGACGCCTTCAAGTCGGCGGACCAGGTCCTGCTGTCCGGCGTCCAGGGCATCACCGACCTCATCACGACCCCGGGTCTGATCAACCTCGACTTCGCGGACGTCAAGTCCGTGATGTCCGAGGCGGGCTCGGCCCTGATGGGCATCGGCTCGGCCCGCGGCGACGACCGCGCGGTGGCCGCAGCCGAGATGGCGATCTCCTCGCCGCTGCTGGAAGCGTCCATCGATGGCGCCCGTGGCGTGCTGCTCTCCATCTCCGGTGGCTCGGACCTCGGTCTCTTCGAGATCAACGAGGCCGCGCAGCTGGTGAGCGAGGCGGCGCACCCCGAGGCGAACATCATCTTCGGAGCCGTCATCGACGACGCGCTCGGCGACGAGGTACGGGTCACCGTCATCGCGGCCGGGTTCGACGGCGGACAGCCCCCGGCCCGCCGCGACAACGTCATCGGCGCGGCCTCCACCAAGCGCGAGGAGCCGGCCCCGGCTCCGGTCCGTGCCGCCGAGCCGGCCCGCCCGGCCTTCGGCGGACTCGGCTCGGTCACCCCGCGCGAGGAGCCGGTCCGCAGCGAGCCGGTCCCGGTCGCCGAGGCTCCGGCCCCGCAGGTCCCGACGGCCCGGCCGTACCAGGACAGCCCGGCCGAAGAACTGGACGTTCCGGACTTCTTGAAGTGA
- a CDS encoding cell division protein FtsQ/DivIB, translating into MAGASTAQRGGPGAAGEGSGPLRRPGAPKPPKSSKPPKGSGPGGSRGPRPGGRLPGGLRRGPLVVAGLVLALLLAAGCTWILYGSSWLRVEKVTAAGTEVLTRDQVLAAAAVPVGAPLVSVDTDEIEARIRGRLSRIDSVDVVRAWPHGIGLKVTERKPVLLIKKNAQFVEVDASGVRFDTVGQAPTGVPLLELSSKQSPSGRRFDEERLLHEAVAIAGVLPESVRKETVQVKVRSYDSVVLELTGGRTVVWGSGEQGAAKGRALTALLKASPKADRFDVSVPTAPAVSGS; encoded by the coding sequence GTGGCCGGAGCGAGCACCGCGCAGCGTGGCGGCCCCGGAGCCGCCGGGGAGGGCTCCGGCCCGCTCAGGCGGCCGGGGGCGCCCAAGCCCCCCAAGTCGTCGAAGCCGCCCAAGGGATCGGGCCCCGGGGGATCCCGCGGTCCGCGCCCCGGCGGACGGCTCCCGGGAGGGCTGCGCCGGGGACCCCTCGTGGTCGCCGGCCTGGTCCTCGCCCTGCTCCTGGCCGCCGGCTGCACCTGGATCCTCTACGGCTCCTCCTGGCTCCGGGTCGAGAAGGTCACCGCCGCCGGCACCGAGGTCCTGACCCGGGACCAGGTACTGGCGGCGGCGGCCGTTCCCGTCGGCGCACCCCTGGTGTCCGTGGACACCGACGAGATCGAGGCCCGGATCCGCGGCCGCCTGTCGCGCATCGATTCGGTCGATGTGGTGCGGGCCTGGCCGCACGGAATCGGGTTGAAGGTGACGGAACGCAAGCCCGTTCTGCTCATCAAGAAGAACGCGCAGTTCGTGGAAGTGGACGCTTCCGGTGTGCGATTCGACACGGTCGGACAAGCACCGACAGGTGTTCCGCTCCTCGAACTGAGCTCGAAGCAGTCTCCGAGCGGCCGCCGATTCGACGAGGAACGGCTGCTGCACGAGGCCGTCGCCATCGCCGGCGTCCTCCCGGAATCCGTCCGCAAGGAGACCGTGCAGGTCAAGGTCCGGTCCTACGACTCGGTGGTACTGGAGTTGACCGGCGGCCGGACGGTGGTCTGGGGGAGCGGCGAACAGGGCGCGGCGAAGGGTCGCGCGCTGACAGCGCTCCTGAAGGCCTCGCCCAAGGCTGACCGATTCGACGTGAGCGTCCCCACCGCCCCGGCGGTGTCCGGTAGTTGA
- the lspA gene encoding signal peptidase II encodes MAEAERIIGTPEVGDDGTQPESAAPKGRRRIVALLVVALLAYLVDLGSKMLVVAKLEHQPSIQVIGDLLKFDAIRNPGAAFGFGEAFTIIFTCIAATVIVVIVRLARKLYSLPWAIALGLLLGGALGNLTDRIFRSPGVFRGAVVDFIAPAHFAVFNLADSAIVCGGILIVLLSFKGLDPDGTVHKD; translated from the coding sequence GTGGCAGAGGCGGAGCGCATCATCGGTACGCCGGAGGTCGGGGACGACGGCACCCAGCCCGAATCCGCGGCGCCCAAGGGGCGGCGGCGGATCGTCGCGCTGCTCGTCGTGGCGCTTCTCGCCTATCTCGTCGACCTGGGCAGCAAGATGCTGGTCGTCGCGAAGCTGGAGCACCAGCCGTCGATCCAGGTCATCGGAGACCTGCTGAAGTTCGACGCGATCCGCAATCCCGGCGCGGCCTTCGGCTTCGGCGAGGCCTTCACGATCATCTTCACCTGCATCGCGGCCACCGTCATCGTGGTGATCGTGCGCCTCGCGCGGAAGCTGTACAGCCTGCCCTGGGCCATCGCGCTGGGCCTGCTGCTGGGCGGGGCGCTGGGCAATCTGACCGACCGGATCTTCCGCTCGCCGGGCGTCTTCCGCGGAGCGGTCGTCGACTTCATCGCACCCGCCCACTTCGCCGTCTTCAACCTCGCGGACTCGGCGATCGTGTGCGGCGGGATCCTGATCGTCCTGCTGTCCTTCAAGGGCCTGGACCCGGACGGCACCGTCCACAAGGACTGA
- the pgeF gene encoding peptidoglycan editing factor PgeF: MTLEQYSASGAHFAFTDRWGGVSAVPYEELNLGGAVGDDPAAVRANRAAAAKALGIAPDRVVWMNQVHGREVAVVDGPWGPDQQIPAVDAVVTARRGLPLAVLTADCTPVLLADPVAGIAGAAHAGRPGLVAGVVGAAVEAMVSLGADPARMVARTGPAVCGRCYEVPAEMREAVAEVVPAAYAETSWGTPAVDVVAGVHAQLAQAGVADLGRSPVCTLESRDHFSYRRDRMTGRLAGYVWLD, encoded by the coding sequence GTGACCCTGGAGCAGTACAGCGCGAGCGGCGCCCACTTCGCCTTCACCGACCGGTGGGGCGGGGTGAGCGCCGTTCCGTACGAGGAGCTCAATCTCGGCGGCGCGGTCGGAGACGACCCGGCCGCCGTTCGCGCGAACCGGGCCGCCGCGGCGAAGGCGCTGGGCATCGCGCCGGACCGGGTGGTCTGGATGAACCAGGTGCACGGCCGCGAGGTGGCGGTGGTCGACGGCCCGTGGGGCCCGGACCAGCAGATCCCCGCGGTGGACGCGGTGGTGACCGCCCGTCGGGGGCTTCCCCTCGCGGTCCTCACAGCCGACTGCACGCCCGTCCTGCTGGCCGACCCCGTCGCCGGCATCGCGGGAGCCGCCCATGCCGGGCGGCCCGGGCTGGTCGCCGGAGTCGTGGGCGCCGCCGTCGAGGCGATGGTCTCGCTCGGGGCCGACCCCGCGCGCATGGTGGCCCGTACCGGACCGGCGGTGTGCGGGCGCTGCTACGAGGTTCCCGCCGAGATGCGGGAAGCGGTCGCCGAGGTGGTGCCGGCCGCGTACGCCGAGACCAGCTGGGGGACACCGGCCGTCGACGTGGTCGCCGGGGTGCACGCGCAGCTCGCGCAAGCGGGGGTGGCCGACCTCGGGCGGTCGCCGGTCTGCACACTGGAGTCGCGGGACCACTTCTCGTACCGCCGCGACCGGATGACCGGGCGGCTTGCCGGATATGTCTGGTTGGACTGA